Proteins encoded within one genomic window of Bemisia tabaci chromosome 2, PGI_BMITA_v3:
- the LOC140223869 gene encoding uncharacterized protein, translating into MFCKRNRSLKFVKADKSNKVVVMDGNDYSNKMLHILRDTSVYKKVARSLVPSQIDKNNSIVKKWLAEGHINDGMCKHLMVSGGSVAKIYGFVKLHKAELPLRPIVSTIGTPYQKLSRFLSSILSNIVGKGDSHIRNSFEFFDFINGVKVPDGYDLISLDVVSMYTNISVDFALQCVELKWEEVEMFCPLPKEQFFSTLKVCLTNTICQYNDAFYQQISGLAMGGSLSAVMANISMERIESTALSLSPIEIRMYKRNPALHFRKQLIEAPGCGYRVDRRGGVADCEDDGMMPVVSPVCGGTHSCADATSQNGPLDKVRI; encoded by the exons ATGTTTTGTAAAAGAAACAGGTCTTTAAAGTTTGTAAAAGCAGATAAGTCCAACAAGGTAGTGGTCATGGATGGCAATGACTACTCAAACAAAATGCTTCATATTCTCAGGGATACAAGTGTATACAAGAAGGTGGCTAGGTCTCTAGTGCCTTCGCAAATCGATAAGAACAACTCTATTGTCAAAAAATGGCTTGCGGAAGGTCATATAAATGATGGTATGTGTAAACATCTTATGGTTAGTggtggcagcgttgccaaaatttatggttttgttAAGCTGCATAAGGCAGAATTGCCTTTGCGACCAATCGTTAGCACAATAGGAACACCATACCAAAAACTATCCAGGTTTTTATCTAGCATTTTGTCGAACATTGTCGGTAAGGGGGACTCGCATATTCGGaactcttttgaattttttgatttcatcaATGGTGTAAAGGTACCTGACGGTTATGATTTAATATCTCTTGATGTAGTTAGCATGTACACTAACATATCTGTTGATTTTGCCCTTCAATGTGTGGAATTGAAATGGGAGGAAGTTGAAATGTTCTGTCCGTTACCTAAAGAACAGTTTTTTAGTACGTTAAAAGTGTGCCTCACCAATACCATCTGTCAGTATAATGATGCGTTTTATCAACAAATTTCGGGTTTGGCCATGGGAGGTAGCCTTTCGGCTGTCATGGCTAACATATCCATGGAGCGCATCGAAAGTACTGCTTTGAGTTTATCTCCCATCGAAATCCGCATGTACAAGCG AAACCCTGCGCTCCACTTTAGGAAGCAATTAATTGAGGCTCCAGGATGCGGCTATCGGGTGgatcggcgcggcggcgtcgcCGACTGTGAGGATGATGGGATGATGCCTGTTGTGTCACCGGTCTGCGGAGGCACTCACAGCTGCGCTGATGCCACATcgcaaaatggaccactagacaaggtgcgaatttaa